The DNA window AGGTGTGCAGATTCACATTGAACTTGTGGGGCCAGAAGTTCCAAAATCTAGGTAAGCAACACAATGGTCCAATGTTATAGGAGAAACTTAATACATAGTTTGGTGTTTACTGGTGTTTGCCTGGCATCCATTGTTTGGTGTTTGCCTGACAATTTGATGTCACAACCATTTCCACTTTATCAACATCTATACCATTTTATATAAAGAATTAAAATATTAAAAAAGTGATTTGGTTGTTGCTAATGCAGCGTAGTAATTTTGTTTCCTATCATCTTTTATTTGATTATTTTGTGCTTTATCCATTAAGATTGACATTTTCATTTAGCTATTATATGTTCAATAAATATGATTTTGAGTTCATGTTCTTTTTCCTGGTTTTGGTATCATACCTGTTGACAGGGATGGTGAGGTTGTAAACATTTCCAGATATGCTCGTTGTTCTGATGAGAGCTGCTGTTGTAAATCTTCTATTGGTTCTGAAGACTCGAGTTGCACTGCAGTGAGACTCAAACTGTGGAAAGGTTTCTATCATGAGAGATGCAGTGATATAATGAAGGTTCTCTCTAGAATTACTCCTATTGCTTAAAAAAATGTTAAGTTCCTCATTATATTATAGAGTAAAGCATGTCCTTAGTTAAGTAAGTCTAGAAACTTTGCTAACAAGACAAACTTTAATATGCATCATACACATATCTGTATTCACTGGTGGTACACATTGTTTTAGATCCAAGCTAGTTCTAGAAGTGCTAAGTTCTTTAAATTTTTCTGCTTATGTTATGGCTTGAATTTCTTATTCACTGTGTTAGTATCTTAAATTCTCCAATAATCACTAGAATATGTAGAACTCATTTTGCTCTAGCAGCTGTATTTCTCCTTGCAAAAAAAAGCAGCTGCAATAATTTACAAACACAGTTGATATTTTAGAGACAAAGGATCtattcatgaaataaaagtgaTAAACTAACACCCctaggaagaaaagaaaagagcagcACCCACCCATGGGCCTGCTGTTTGCTGCCTTATTAAAAGCAATTTGCTTACCAGATAATTCAATTGACACCTACTGATGAAATATATTTTCCCCTTCATGCAGAAATGACTACCTGCTAATACTTTCCCTCTTCGTAGGACTCAAATCCTCATCTTATTGTTGCCCCAAATGCTGGTGTGGCTGCATACCCTAGTTGGATGCCAACTATTGTAAGTATCTTGTTCTTAAATCTTAACTAACAACCTCGTGTTTTTTCCTGGAGCACAACAACATCCTTTTTGGTTAAAATATTACTGGCTGTGAGATTCCATGTGATAACATTTTTTTTCCTACTTTACTAATGCTATTTTACACAATGGATTAACATATTTTGCATCTGTAATCCCAGCAATTTCATTCGCCCATATTACTTGTACTTTATGAAAACACGTGATGTCAATATATTATCATTACATTGGCAGTATATTTAGAATCCATTATTATGCTGCTGCAGCTTACCAGATAATATCATGTATCGTTTTGCCTAATTACTGGTGCTCGTTATCATTTGTGTTTCATTTCACATAAGGAAATAATAAGGCAGACTGGGATTCCTGCAATTTTTACGGACTTCTGTGAAGAAGCTGCATATTTAGCTTCCTGCTGCATAAGCTCCATAACTGGTCAACCCCTCAAAATTCCAGTATGTATTATGCTTTTTCATTGTCGTTTATTTCCAATTGTGGCTATTGAGCAATCAAATAATGCTTTCAATATATCATCTTTTTTCCAGATCCAGGTAAATCCTTTCAGGCAACCAGTTGCAGCGGATAACAGTGCACTATACCTACCATGTTATTCAAATTGCTTTATTTTTGGGATGTAAAATTGCCACTGTCACAAGGAAATATTCAGAGATTAATTTGTTGAGAAATGAAATTGTAACTTTCTGAGGAAGACAACGGTGCCATAAAATATAATAAATTTTACATGGATGGAATTACCCCCTCAGTTGTGCCAGTATATAAGAAATACAAAAACTGCTTGTATTGGGGTTAGCAAGGACACTCGGTGACTAGAAGATGGGAGGTTGCCTTTTTTGAGAGATGATGGAATGGGGATTTGAATTTTGATTTATGTTGGAACATGGGATTCGAGAAGATGGGAGTCATGAATGATGAGGAACATTGGAAGGACTAGGAATCGCATGTGTACCAGCCCATACTAGGAGGAAATCTACTCTGTTTGAACCTCTCTGAGAATATATCAGATGCTGCAATTGTATGATATTCAAATCAATTGATTCTTGAAATATAGTTGCTGAACAATTGGAAGGTGCCATTAATGTTTTCTTATGGTGGAGCTGCTCAACTATTTAATTTTGTTTCTAGCATCAATCTGGTGGACATAGATTGTAAAGAACTGACTTGAATTCATAAGACGGTCAGTGTCTATGTCCATATCAGAATAGTTTCTTGATAATCTTTAGTCTGACTCTACCAGGGCTTGGTATTCGCAAGGGAGGTAAAATGATTATTGTGTAGACTATGGAGAATACATTGTTGTTCCATGAAACAACAACAGAATGAAACTGCAACTTTCTGGCTGCAACCCTTTCTCATCTCCATTATGATCTACATATGTAATAAAGCTGTCAATACATCATTATATCTACCACACCACCTTATCTCAAACAATAAAGCTGCACACGCCACTCCAGGAAAAGTAATGAGGCAAACCACAAAGAAGCTATTCAACATGATATATATGTATTTATATGTTAGTTTGCATGTTCAGCGTTGTGGGGAAATCTGGGTGAACACCTGCTTCTGCATCCTGATTTTGTGCCCTTTTTTCGCATTTTCATCGGCAATTAGAATATTATCTATCCATGAGACTATATTATGGGCCAAACTTTCCAGCACCCTTGAGTAGCTCTCCAGTATTGCCTGTCCAATGTCCTGTAAGCAGGTAAAACGAAGATACAAGAACGTTACTTATGGTGCATTATGGTTCTTGAATGCAAAAgctgttttttttctttctggAGCACATGTAGTTACCAAAACAGTTAGTACATGTAGTTCTTTTTGCATAAGCATCAATTAGTATACTTGTATAGGTGAATGAGCTTTTCTGGTAAGAAGCAAAATGTAGATGAACATTGAACGACCTGAAAATTGCATGCTTCTTATATTAAACATTACCTTGTTGTACTGGATCTTGCTTGTATCCAGGGTAGTCTGTGACAGGCCTGGGAACCTCTGCTTCAAGCACAGGAGCAGGCTCCTGGCCCTACTTGCAAGGACCAGATTCTTGTCTCCATCAGCATTCAGCTCGGTAACATTCTCCCATTTGGATACCACGTGTGTCGTGCTTGCTTTTCTTCGCCACACATACATAGCGGCTTCAACGCGGTCTGCAATCTCAAGCGCCTCATGTTCTGAGCTCAAATTGAGGAAGTTGAGGAGGTGCTCTGGAGAAAACTGATCCCCTGAAGACATATACCGGTAGATGGCATCGCCTACACCCACCCTTCCACTCTGTGGAGTAACATCACATCTATCAAAAGGGAGCAAATGGAGCTTCTTGACAGAATGAGACAGTTTGGAGACCTGTCTATGATGATCAGATTATGCTATTGACATACCTTTGGAAGAGTCTCCAAGTATGACGATGGAACTTGCATTTCAGAGAGGATACTGCTGTTGATCTCCATGGCCATCTTGTGGATCTGGCTTGCTTGGTCTCTCTTCTGCTGCAGTTCACGGTGCATGCGATCAGACAGGCCAGAGTCTGGGACACATGGCTCAGGTAGCCACCATTTGTCCTCGCTGCGCTGGAATGACTTCTTGCTTTCGTTGAAGGATTGGTTCCTCTGATCTGCATACCAGAACTCTCGCTTGTCAAAGCTGTCCAATATACCCTGCAAGAAAAAGGAAATTCAGTCATACATTTTGATTCCAAAATTGATTGCTTGGAGCTTCCAGGATCATGCGAATCGAGACTAACCAGGAGCATGGTTTCTAGCTTCTCAAGTGCGGGAAGGTTCATCAGAATGTCTGATCTTGGTGAGGTTGCCATAACCTGTTGGAATTGGGAACGTGAATCTCAGCAGACATATGCCATGAGAATTGAGATGAAGCTTTCCAAGAAGGTTTGAGATGATGGATGATCTGATGGCTTACGTCGTGTGTGCTACCATCTGGCATGGCCTGCACAGTCGGTGAGAATTCGACAATGTATTCGCAGATGGAGAGGAGGCAGTCCATCTCCCTGTTCCACATTGATCTCTTCTCAGGTGGCAGTGGCTCCAACCTGTGGCAGGTCCCGAACACAGTTGCTGCAGCCAAGAACATCCAAAGAAGTTAGAACGCTTTTTCTGCATCAACATGAGTTTAAAGGATGAATCCATCTGGAGTTTTTACAGATAGATACCATAGAGGTTTGTGATGGCATTGGAGATGGCCACAGCAGTGCAGACACCTTTGCCGCTCCCTGACATGTCCTCCCCAAGCAGCAACTTGGTGTACTTCTCCTTCATCAGCTCCATCTCTGAACAGAAGCCATCAAGCTTTATAAGAAAAACACCTCAACCGCACATCAGGAAAACAGGCTGCGATCCATTACCTTCATCCTCCATTGACTTCTCATCGACAACTTGCTGCAGTTTCTTCATGCTCATCTTGCTCACTGACGACGAGAGGCGCGACGGTGCTGCCGCCTTGGACGACGCTGTCCGGCTCATGTTCTGGCTTCGTCCCCGTGGTGACGGCGCGTGGCGCTCCTGCTCATCGCCGCTGTCGGAGAACGAGGCGACGCGGAACAGCGGACGCGAGTAGTCCCGGTCGTAGCTGTGGCTGTGGAAGCCCGGGAACCCTGAGCCGTCGCCCATCGCTGTTCCTGGTCTCGCTGTCCGTCCAAGCCTGGTTCAGACAACCTGCAGGGGAGATGAGTTGCGCAAGAATGGCGACGAAGCGCCAAGAGAAGGCTTTGTTTTCCTTCTGATGATTTGGATGAGGGTTGTTACAGCTCTATGGAGACTGGACAGCAACAACAAGGCATAGCCTGGCGTGCCTGACAATAAGGCGTTTAAAAGATGTTAATTGTATGGCATGTGAGCCATTTGCCCCCACAATCAGGACATTTTAATTGCGTTGTTGGTTGGAGTGTGGTCGTGCAAGTTCATGACTGTCGTCGTCAACACTCAGGAAGGTACGcgaaaatggtaaaaattagcACTGATTATGTTGCATTTCAACCGAAATTGCAGTTGCAACTTTACACCATCGCTCACTGGTATGTCGTTTCGATCACAAGAGTGTACATTCTCTCTGCTTCAGTTCTTCTCAGgtaaatatatatatgaatGTAGACATAGCATTTCTTTCCTTTCATCTTCCTTTCTCTCCTTTCTAGAATATCAGTTACCATTTCTCAAGAACAACATAGGTTGTGTGGCTAGAGAAAAACATGTAATGACAGAGTGGCTGCTTAAATGCACGGGGTTAATTATCATCTCATAGCTAGTGGACCAATGTACGTTTGGGAGTTTGAATTAGGCAGGGAGGGGTAGCATGGGTCATGTTGCATGCATTCATTCCTACTAGGTACCAATAGCTAATTCTGTAAGCAATGTGATCGTTGTCTTCCTCTTGCATAAATGACACTCCTCTTTCCTCCTTTTTCCAGCTCAATGAGGGCAGTGCCTGCCTACCATTCAGCAACAACACATGTATTGTGTGTAGGTGTTTCCCTTTTCTGCATTTCACTAGTCATCATACACTCAAAATGATAGTTGTAGTAATCGATTCCAATCCTTTTCTATCCAGTTGTACATATCATCATTATGTACCTAATCCGTAGATCAGTTGGATATTATCCGGCTGAACAGTCTTGTCAAACATGTTTGGGAAGGGAAAGGAGCTATGCAGACATGCACTCCATTAGCTCAAGCTTCTAAGCAAAGCGAGATATAGTATATATGTAGCTTCGTGCCTTCCATGATCGTCTtccttgattttttttcttcaaaGTTTGGGCTAGGAAATGTTTGTCATGTTATCATGTTACATCAGGCTAGGACTTTGGAGAATCTATAGAATGATAAGGAAGTGGCCTGTTAGAACGAGGCAACTAACCCGTTGAAGTAGAACCCCAAGTGGGCCCTCCGATGGGGCCATGTACACTGGCTGGACCCCAGGTAGAATAAAAGGGCTAGGgcttgattttttttaaaaaaaaaacactaCAACTACTTACACGAGGTTCACTCACGTATACATGGACATCAGATTTGCATTTATAAGACAATAAAAATTATGAATTATCAATTTGAGTCTAAATTGGAAATAAAATGAATCATGTGTAACTATTCTCCATGTACCCCCAGCTGTAGCTTCACAAATTCATAAAGTTGAATAACTTTATACAACTCCTTCAGAACAAAATGCCTCCACTGGACGCGAGGCAAATAATAGATGTTGGGCTTTGTTTCGATGCATTTGAACCTCAGCCCAGCCATTTTTTAGACAATGGAAAAAATTATCCAGCTTCACCTCGGAGCGGCTATACATACATCGTATATGTTACAAATTTTGAATTCATCATCAGAAGGGACTCTAGTTGCGCTATTGAGCTGAATTCTTTCCAATAATATTTCGACCTGCCCAGGGACCAACCAACCGGAGCAGATAGAATAAGGCTCAGCGCACATGTGATCATTTTGACTGTTTTTGGC is part of the Panicum hallii strain FIL2 chromosome 2, PHallii_v3.1, whole genome shotgun sequence genome and encodes:
- the LOC112882343 gene encoding rop guanine nucleotide exchange factor 3-like isoform X1 translates to MGDGSGFPGFHSHSYDRDYSRPLFRVASFSDSGDEQERHAPSPRGRSQNMSRTASSKAAAPSRLSSSVSKMSMKKLQQVVDEKSMEDEEMELMKEKYTKLLLGEDMSGSGKGVCTAVAISNAITNLYATVFGTCHRLEPLPPEKRSMWNREMDCLLSICEYIVEFSPTVQAMPDGSTHDVMATSPRSDILMNLPALEKLETMLLGILDSFDKREFWYADQRNQSFNESKKSFQRSEDKWWLPEPCVPDSGLSDRMHRELQQKRDQASQIHKMAMEINSSILSEMQVPSSYLETLPKSGRVGVGDAIYRYMSSGDQFSPEHLLNFLNLSSEHEALEIADRVEAAMYVWRRKASTTHVVSKWENVTELNADGDKNLVLASRARSLLLCLKQRFPGLSQTTLDTSKIQYNKDIGQAILESYSRVLESLAHNIVSWIDNILIADENAKKGHKIRMQKQVFTQISPQR
- the LOC112882343 gene encoding rop guanine nucleotide exchange factor 3-like isoform X2; this translates as MFLAAATVFGTCHRLEPLPPEKRSMWNREMDCLLSICEYIVEFSPTVQAMPDGSTHDVMATSPRSDILMNLPALEKLETMLLGILDSFDKREFWYADQRNQSFNESKKSFQRSEDKWWLPEPCVPDSGLSDRMHRELQQKRDQASQIHKMAMEINSSILSEMQVPSSYLETLPKSGRVGVGDAIYRYMSSGDQFSPEHLLNFLNLSSEHEALEIADRVEAAMYVWRRKASTTHVVSKWENVTELNADGDKNLVLASRARSLLLCLKQRFPGLSQTTLDTSKIQYNKDIGQAILESYSRVLESLAHNIVSWIDNILIADENAKKGHKIRMQKQVFTQISPQR